From Mumia sp. ZJ1417:
TGGTCGACGGTGAGGAGCACGAGGGCCGGCACGCGGCGATGAGTGCCTTGCTGGCCGGCGAAGCCGACGCGTCGACGGGGCTCACGCCGGCACCTGAATACGTCGCCATGGTGCTTGCTATCGCGCCCCACCCCGATGAGCAGGCGCCGGGTGCCAGCGCGGGGATCGCTGCGCGGCGCAAGCTTCGTCGTGTGCGCGAGCTGCTGGATCGTGTCGGTGCGGAGCAGGCTCTCGTACGTCTTGACTCGACTGGGGGCACGGTGCTGTTCCCCACGGAGGGCCCCGCCGACTGGGATGACTTGCGCAAGGTCGTCGCCGGTGCCGCCGAGTCAGCGGGCGTCGATGTCACGGCTGCGGCAAGCGTGGTGAAGCCCTCGCAGATCCCGAGCGCCGTCGCGCAGGACCGCGAGATCATCGACCTCGTACGCCGTACCGGACGGCCGCCTGGTCTGTATCAGCTCGCCGACGTGCTGCTCGACTATCAGCTGAGTCGGTCGACGGCGGCGCTGCCGGGACTCGCGATGCTTCTCGAACCGTTGGAGGCGCGGCCGGAGCTGCTCAACACGCTCGAGCTCTATCTGCAGCTAGGGCTTGATCGGAGGGCGACGGCGTCGGCGTTGCACGTGCATCCGAACACGGTCGACTACCGCATCCGCCGCATCGACACGCTCACCGGCCTGTCGCCGATCAGGCACCAGGATCTGCCAGGGCTGCGGGCGGCGCTGATCGCCCGCGCCCACCGGGCCGACCGCGCCAGTAGTTGAGGAACTCGGGCGCGTGGTCGTCGTGGAACAGATCCTTATCCGCAACCTTCCCGCAGGGGTGAGCGCGTCACCGAACGGCCGTCGCCCAGGCGGCGGAAATGACCGTCGTCTCACGCAACACGCGGCACTTCGCGGCCCTCGGCGTCCCCTGCATCAACCCGTGGCGGCCGGGAGGGATGTGACCGCACAGGCCAACCCGCGTGCGGGGTCGGAGATGGCGTCCGCTAGGCTCGTGTCACCGACGCGGGGTGGAGCAGTTCGGTAGCTCGCTGGGCTCATAACCCAGAGGTCACAGGTTCAAATCCTGTCCCCGCTACAAAGAAAGACAGGGCCCGATCTGCGGAAGCGCAGATCGGGCCCTGATGCTTTCTCGCGCTCCGTTCGCGGCCCTAGTGTGGTGTCTCGTGACCGACGCCCAGAAGCCCGTCGCGGGTGACGCCGCCGCGCGTGGGTCGCGTCGCAAGGAGCGCACCCGCGTGCTCCTGCTCGACGCGGCAGAGCTCCTGCTGTCGCAGCGGGCGCCGGAGGAGATCCGGGTCGAGGACGTCGCTGCTCAGGCCGGGGTCTCGGCCGCCTCGGTGTACGTGCACTTCGGGACCAAGGACACGCTCTTGGCAGCCGTCACCGAGCGGGTCCTGGCCGTGGCTACGGACGCGCTCCGATCGGCGTACACGGCGGAGGTGCCCCCGCTCGAGCGTTTCGCC
This genomic window contains:
- a CDS encoding CdaR family transcriptional regulator, coding for MTSNKGETADPLRIAGEPIASRLRIGAPELARNVVAQMLAEIPAYSDLPFEELTHDIVDIVERCLRMTADVVERRRPARTGEFEPLRESAAHRADEGVPLDSILSAYQLGLAMCWERISTDASPDDLADMREALGHILDVHRKMVVAVTSAYMEARRLVDGEEHEGRHAAMSALLAGEADASTGLTPAPEYVAMVLAIAPHPDEQAPGASAGIAARRKLRRVRELLDRVGAEQALVRLDSTGGTVLFPTEGPADWDDLRKVVAGAAESAGVDVTAAASVVKPSQIPSAVAQDREIIDLVRRTGRPPGLYQLADVLLDYQLSRSTAALPGLAMLLEPLEARPELLNTLELYLQLGLDRRATASALHVHPNTVDYRIRRIDTLTGLSPIRHQDLPGLRAALIARAHRADRASS